CATCAGAATGCTAATATCGTCGCTCCTCTTGCTGTGGTGCTGTTTGTCCCTGGAGGAGAGCGATCAGCAGCCTTTCCTGGCTGTGAACCGCTCATTAATCATGCAGCACGCATCCGCCCTGAAAGCAGACGAGCTCCTTTTAAACGGCAGAGGAACCTCCCGACGGTCGTCAATGGGGGACGCGAAAAGGTTTAGATGAAGCGAGAAGAAATGTGAGTCTGTCCCTCCGTTTAAAACCAGCCATTTGAATATAAATGGTTATTTTTCAAGCAAGAGAATGCTCACAATGCTATCAGCAGATATCTGCAACACGTCCGGAGTCCTGACCGACATCTGTGGAACTGTCCAGTTACCAAGTGCTTCAAAGATGACATATTATCCCCTAACCTGCATAGACGTCAGTCAGTAGGGATGGTTATCAGGAGGATTTTACCGATACTAATGAAGAAAATCATCCtactcttttcttcctcctctagtcaatgatgtcattgaaCATGTTTCCTTGGTCCTCTAgtcaatgatgtcattgaaCATGTTTCCTTGGTCCTCTAATCAATGATTACAGGACCGATAGCAGAAGCAGGACCTTTATACTCTGTTTTTACTCATTTAGAACCAGTAAAGTTCTAAAGAACCGTAAGAAAGTTGCTGTTGAGAACTCGTCACTTGAGGCCTTAGGTGTCATAGGAAATCCTTCACTTTAgtaacctttgacccctccaACCTTTTGGGTTACAGACAGAAATATATTGCACAGCATCATGTGATTAAAGTCTAGATAATCCGCTGATCTAAATCTCCTTGGTTCTGGCTAACAGTGTGAATAATCTGATGCTCCATGAGGGATTTGTCTGTGCAGGTGTGTTCTTATGATGAAAACAATATGTTCTCTTTCATATTCAACACCAAAAATCgatataaacatatattttgGCTAATTGATCCTTCCCCTTGGTGTATTTAAGACCCtgttgaatgtatttattgatttagaTACCACCCTCCACGTTTGAACTGCAAGAAGATTAACGGTTCACCTGCTGCATTAATAATACATGAAAGAGGTTTTATCCCCCCGGGGGGGTAAAGTTAATAAGTTAGGGGGAGCTGGACTCTGCAGGTTACCTCTTCATTCATGTGTTAGTCACGGCCTCGGACACGTTTATGGCCAACGGCACAAAGCCGTGTGgaatttttccatttttgcaCGTTGGCGGTTGACCTCTACCGGAGGTCGGTCGGGACTTCTCGGCTTTCAGGGTAAACGTACAAAACATCATTTTAAGGAATTCCAATGCACTTGCTGTGCGTTTAGCTGGTGGCTAGTTGCTAACAAGCTGAACGCCAACTGAGCTCCCAGTTGGGAACACAGTACATTCCAGGTGAGCCGGTGGTAGAAATACCGGTGGGTTGTGAACAGAAGGCGTCTGGTTTCGAAGCCTTGAGTTCAGCATTTTGCACGTTGACATCCTGGGTTTCTGTCATCCGTGAACTGGAGGTGAAGATCTATGGATCGAGGAGATTAAGAGGAATAGAGACCTCGGCTCTAGtagagagacctgtcaatcagggtgtagccccgccctgttTGACTCCACATGGACCATGACTTACTAAacgaacatcatgctgtattacAGAAGACGTGACActggagattgagaccataaactttactgagggaataaatcaagagatttGTTCAGACAAAAGGATGGAGATGAATCAAAACTCCACTAAAACACTTGTACTTATAACGactcttatctacagcaagttgtagatcggcactttcttgtttcttgttcttctgagtttgtgtccttatggtcgagatccacttattgtaagtcgctttggataaaagcgtcagctgaatgacgTAATGGAAGTCTGCTCCGCCCCCTCGTGGCCATAAAAAGTCCGATAGTGCAGCTTTAATTTTGATATATTCTTAATCAAGCAGTTGAAGGTCAATGCACAGAACACCTCGTTCAATCAAATCCTTCTCGTCACAGAAGAAGGTCAAATCCCCCAGAAGCACCTCCTCTTGttcacctcccactccgtcCTTCACTGAAAAGGATTACGGTTTTCCatcctggaggaggaagaggaggaggtggaggaagaggaggtggtcTCTTAACACCGCACTCCCCCCggttcctcctctcttcctcccctctcctcccggtGTTCGGTCCTCTTCAGGAGGACTCTGAAGACGGAGATGTCCACCTGTCCGCAGAAGATGAAGTGAGTCCGATGCGTCGCTCCGCGTTCACCGAAACATGACAGATGAACgatgcttctccttctccttctccttcttctccttcttctccttctccttcttctcacaTCCAATCCCAAGTGCGTTAAGCTGCATTCACGCGCTCCTTTGGATGCGCGTTTCTCCTTTAACGAGTTCCGGTCGCGGTGTCGTAAATCAAAGGAAATGCGCGCGTGGACTGACAGATGCAAAATACAGATGTTTCCACACACACGAGTTATTCATCTGAGTTAAAGTAGTGATtctgaaatgtaaaaacacGACTCGGAACACCTCGAATTTAAATGCAGACTCAAAGCATCAAATGTGCTGTTTTGTATCTAATTGTATTATTGTGTTCAAAGCTATACAATTTAtattttagatctttttttaaacttaaaagtTGCATCAAAAAGGTGAATCTCAAAGGTAAGGGCGTCATACAGGAAAGAACGTCGCTCTCTGGGGGGTCACAAACATctacaaacaagcaaacaatgAAGGCATCCCGGATctctcctctgattggctccTTGTGTTCTGACGTCAGTGAGTAATCATATCTGTGTCATATGAGGACAGTACAATAAAAAGAGGGATTATAGCGTTGAGGTTGTAGACGCACTTTATTTCAGAGACTCGAGCAGCTCGACGTCAAAGCGACTCTTTACTGTTACTTTGTTCCTGACATCAATGTTTCCTTCTGGCTTTACTTTTATAGTCAGTTTCACttggatttattattattggatTTATCATTTATTGTAAGTGGTGGCAGCTCACAGACACGTCATTTCGCAGATAGACTGTAATTTCACcccaggaagtggaggagagagaaacacttaaaaacacaacaaatagtaAATtacaatcaattaaaaaaagatcataATTTGATAGTAGAATCCTGTTGTGGCTCATGAAACTACACGAGTTTGGTAGTCAGCAATGAGTAATAACTTGGTTGCAGAATGCAGTGATTTCCGACCTTTAGGATTTATAATAACGGACACATGAGAAACCTTTCTGTGCGCACAGGCTGCAGCGTGAAgcttgaaaacaacaaaacggaGACAATCAATGGGAGAGAAAATGAGTAGAAAGCATCAGAGGCATTTTCTTAACTTTCCTCTTAGGTTTAACTTTAACCTCATTAATAATCTTTAAGTCTCCACAggaggtgacacacacacacgcacacacacgcacacacacgcacacacacgcacacacactcgtggCTCGTTTCACTTCTGTAACCCGTTCAGCACTCGGAGTCGTGCTCGCTGCAGGCCGACtcgtttcttcttcctctgtgagGTCTCCAGCCCTCCCCGGCTTGCTTCCTGTCAGGTTATgtcactcggggggggggggttgccccTGGAGACGGCCTGGCAAGTCGCGGCGTTGGCGTGATGTGGATCCCTTGTCTGAGAGCAGAGGTTGATTCTTTAATCCCGGTTGGAATTTGCGTATTTAAACCTTTACTTGTCAAACTCCTTTAGATTCCTGGTTGCATCCTTCCAGGTTCATCTGCCAGTTACATCTGCAATTCAGAGTTCAAAATAATGAACATTTCTAATAATATTACATGAGCGGCTGCCCAACGTATGAAACATCTCTGTGGTTCCATTTGATTAAATATCCTCCCTTCTTTCATATGAATGTGTCAACGAGCACACGGGTCCCTGAATACGAGCCGTGTTCTGTGTTAAATGCGTGAATGGAACTTTATTAAACTCCATCGCTGCTAGCCTAGTTAGCACACAGGCTAGCAGACGGGTTAAATGGACCCGTGTCGTGTTTAAATCGGAGAGGAGCAGCGGATGGAACTCTTCTTATTCAGCTGGTCTGAGATGGTCTTCAGGAGCAGCCGGCCTCCCATTAAACACTCGGGGTGaacgtaccccccccctcctggcaCACAGAGCGGTGGAACTCTCTCTTGGCCTCAAGGTGAACTCATTGACATTCAGCCACTTGTCTTTGCACATTCATGGATGAATCTGGATCCCGAGTGGCGCCTCTGACCGACGGAGCCGACTGTCGCCATTAAATGTGCTGATTAGACACTAATCCCACGTTgatcaaaatgtgtctttgctGAGGACGAGCTCAGATTTCCTCCTTCATGTCGGGCGCCGATGCTCCCGCCACTCAGAGCGAAGGGAGTCTCTCCTCACAGTCTGCCTTCCTCCAGGTGAGCCGGGACCCAGGTGACCAGGTCCCGCCCTCGTTGCTATGGGGACCGGTGAAGGTCCTGAactttaaaccagatttctgacTCGGTAACGGTGAGTATTGGAGCAGGAAGCGTCCGCTGGGACTTCTGGGATTCTTCGTCTGGAGATTCTTGGCGTTTGAGTCAAGCTCCTCTCGCCAACATTTGGGACCCTTCCTCATTGTATCGAAGTCTTTctcaagagaagaagagaaaagtacAAGCAGAAAGCAAAAAACTGTTAATTGCAACggggcaaagaaaagaaacaggatagaacccctcaacccccccgggGCCGAAAGGAGCCGTAATCATGGTATGAATCGAGCGGAGCCGGAGGTCGGGCTTCGGTCCCGACTCTCCGGGGAGGGTTTTTAGGGGGGATCAGGATTCAGCTcacgtcctccagctcctcaagTCTGAAtcgccatccatccatctgctgaGCTCCAAAACTctcatctccttcacctccacttCGTCTCCTTCACGTCATCACTTCATCTCCTTTCATTCCTAAttgagtgaaatgacccgggAGTAGTGGAAGTGGCGCCATGACGAGCTGTCTGAATTCTCCAATCCTCTAATTCTAAGGAAAGGAgcctcaatgcttccttactgagctcctttagcataggaaccactggagcaTCCTGGGACGGTTCTATGTGATGTTGTGACCACGGAGGATAGAATGGCTGCTTCAATTAATCAATGTCAGACTTTGCAGAGAGAACGTCCACTTGTGGGGCTGAAAgaggtttaaaaatgttttgttttgtttgtggagAACCTTTTTTAGTTCTGCTGTGTGCTATTTTCATTGACTTAACCAGTAACAAATCTATTTCTATCCTATTACATcaccaaaaatattcaaagagaCCTTAAGGTTGCAGAGATATACGCTTTTAAAAAACGGGTATGCAAATTCTGAGCAGAGACCTACAAAATGGGCGGGTTTTAAGAGGTAAAGCCTTTTAAAACTTCTTCAAATGAGTTGGCTTTACATCGTCTTGTCCTTCGCCTGCAGACCGGATGTGTCTCTGGCCGTGCTGCTGTCTGCCATCTGTCTCCTCTGCCTGCCTTCGTCATCTAGCCACCACCAGGAGTCAggtacccccccccactcattaGACCATCCACGACCTCTGAGGACGGCGGCCGCTGGGATTTCGCCGACACGCCACCTGTGGAGGACGTTTTAAAGGCTCTGTTCACAGATTTATTATATGTGGTCATGTGGTTAGTGTAAACCAATCAGAGCGTTAGGGGGCGGGCCTAAGACTGCTGCAGCGGCTAACGATGTAAATGCGGTGGCAGATTGCTTTGGTGCtatatttgattaaattcatttttaggTTTGCGATTTACAATAGATAAGTTGTATGTGTGACTGGACTGACTGTCCCGTGTTCAGTAGAGCTCATCCTCTCCTCAGATGAGTCCAAGCTGCTGCAGGTGACcatccccgcccccccgcccgtAGGCGCCGTGCTGGGCGGCTCCCTCACGCTGCCCTGCTTGGTGTCCCCGGCCCACCCGCCGCCGCTCCACTCCGCCGCCGGGGGCCGCCACGCCGCGCTGTCCCTCCCCCGGGTCAAGTGGAGCGTTCTGACCAACGGCAACGAGGCGGAGATCCTGGTTGCCCGCGGCGATCGGGTGAGGGTCAGCGAGGCCTACAGAGACCGAGCGACGCTGCTGAACTACGCCTCCTCCCCCGCCGACCTCACCCTGCAGCTGGAGAGACTGAGGCGCAACGACACGGGCTTCTACCGCTGCGAGGTGCAGCAGGGCCTGGAGGACGCCCACGACGTGGCTCAGGTCAAGGTCAAAGGTTAGAGAGCCTAGAAGTCAtgcacgcagacacggggagaacatgcagactccacacagaaaggccaatGAAAGCATTATTTAAGAACAAAGTAAGACCTGACGAAAGAAGCAGTGGGTTCTGGGTCTCTGTCAGATAGTGGAGATACAAGGAAGTAAACGCGGACTGTTTATCCAGGAACCTTTTAGTTTGAGGGTTTGGAGACTTTTCTCTTTGTTCTGAAAATACTAAAACCAAAGTTAGTTTTGCTCTCGTCTTCCAGAGACAAAAATACAACAAGTGAAATAAGTGTTTGGAAAACAGTGTTGAACCTTGAGATCAACAGTCCAtcagaaaaaagtaaaaaatattctTTTAGTTCACAGAAAATACTTGAAAGAGCTGGATTTACTGGTGGAATTGTGCCGCAGGGGAAGGCGCTCGTAAGAaacagattaataaataaaagaaatgacgTCTGAAGTGGAGACAACTATAAAATGTCCTGATGtatactttacattacattacattatgtaTACTTAAAGGTGATTGATGCAAACCATCAGAATTAGAAAAACGAGTGATGTTATTGTTCTCCTTGTTCTTTCCAGGGGTGGTGTTCCATTACCGCGATGCATCCAGCCGCTACGCCTTCACCTTCGAGCGAGCCAGAGAGGCCTGCAAGGAGATCGGGGCCGAGATCGCCTCCCCCGAGCAGCTCCTGGCCGCCTACCACAGCGGATACGAGCGCTGCGATGCGGGCTGGCTCGCAGACCGCTCGGTGAGGTGAGGCGGAAGATTCTGTTCATTTGGTGCGATCATCAATCAAGGTCTGATGGTCCATCACTCAGAGAAGGGCTCAAACCCGGCAGCAACTTCCCCCGAATAAGTGAAGCCAGAGCTTCATGtggttaaagctgcattctctgtagtgaccagcagggggagactcctctgctcccatagacgtctatgaggaaatgactctacttctctgtagtgaccagcagggggcgactcctctgctcccatagacgtctatgaggaaatgactctacttctctgtagtgaccagcagggggcgactcctctgctcccatagacgtctatgaggaaatgactctacttctctgtagtgaccagcagggggcgactcctctgctcccatagacgtctatgaggaaatgactctacttctctgtagtgaccagcagggggcgactcctctgctcccatagacgtctatgaggaaatgactctacttctctgtagtactctacttctctctggatttattccctcagtaaacattgtaaacatgagtttatggtctcagtctctagtttcaagtcttcttcacagactatgaagcaggggatgcgttagggcggggcttactgtgattgacaggtcactaccACGGCGCCGTTGTCTGGTCAAGGAGTTGTCTGTGTTTTAGTCTTTAACCCTTTCAGagtttgttttcacttcatgaAAGTCGATTGTAACATTCAGGCTGCGTGtaaatgtcttcttcttctggcgAAAACCAAGATTGCAATGGACGTAAAACTGAACGGGGACAGCCAAAACCAGGCTGCCAAAAGACAAACTCAAAGCTTCAAACCAACAGTCATCACGGTTAGCATTGACATATCCAGTCGATGGCTTGAAGAGGCGTGATGTTTTCTTCCACAGATATCCCATCCAGAGGCCGAGGGAGCAATGCTTTGGCGACATGGAGGAATTTCCGGGTGTGAGGAACTACGGACTGTTAGATCCCGACGAGATGTATGACGTCTACTGTTACGTGGAGAATATCCACGGTAAGTAAaattcagtgtgtctttgtagttgcaACGGTAACATTGATGTTAGTAGTTAGTAAGGTCAGTAGGTCACCTGAGCCTAGGACCATTCAAAAAtgctttttgcaaaaaaaggtATTTCTTGAACAATGACACCCGTCTGCCTGTGTGAAGGCGAGGTGTTCCATGGCTCCGCCCCCCAGCGCTTCACCTTCTGGGAAGCCAGGGCTTACTGCCTGAGCCACGGGGCCGAGCTGGTCACCACGGCCCAGCTGTACGCGGCCTGGAGCGACGGGCTGAACCTGTGCAGTCCCGGCTGGCTGGCCGACGGGAGCGTCCGCTACCCCATCGTGACCCCAAGGGAGCGTTGCGGGGGCGGGGAGCCCGGGGTCAGGACCGTCTACCGCTACGGCAACCAGACGGGCTTCCCCGAGCTTCACGCGCGACACGACGTCTACTGCTTCAGAGGTAAGGAACGCCACGTTCGACGAGTGTTCCCGGGACAAAGAGGACCAGGACCTTTAGAAAAGGCATCGAGACTTAACCCACGGTTGAGGCTTCATTGCCTCTAAATCCATTCTGACTGCATTTATTCACAGTTGTTTACAACCAAAAATACTGCTGCCAGTCTCTGTTACGTTGAAGGTGCCACTTGTTCCCTCTAATGAAGGTTGCACTTCTTCCTTATAGCCTGTGACCTCCTGAAGTATTTCTTACCCCATCAAATCCTGGACATCCTACGTAACATCTGCTCTTCATTCCAGGTAATGACGGCGTCCACACAGAACCTCCTCTGGATTTTCTGTCCACTGAGCCGGAGGACATTGGACAGGACATTGACCCTgcagcggaggaagaggaggaaggggaggaagagttaCTTGTGAGCGAGGCAACCTTAAAAGAGGGTGACGAGGTCCAACGTGCCCAGGCGACCAACCCCGTAAAGCGTGGACCCGCCGACTCCTCTCCACCCGCCAGGATGGGCGCAAGCACGCCGCTGGACGGCGAGCCGCCAGAGGGCCGCACCTCTGAGACCGAAAGCTGGGACACGCCCGCCTTTAGCGTGACGCCCGTCACTGGCGAGCTCCGAGCCGGCTCTCCGGGTTCTCCTCAGGGTGGAGAACTTCCCGTCTCACGAGAGGACCCCACCCTGGGAGTCCACCCGGAAGCCGCCTTGGAGGCAGAGCTCGTCCACTCGACGGAGGAGGCGACCACATCGAGCCCTCCGACAGAGGAGGAATCTGGAGATGGGAGTGTGAATCCTCCTTTGGACGAGGAGACTCAAGGCTCCACGACTGCGAGTTTGGTTGGTGTGGAAACCACAGCCGCCTCCCATTCAGGTGAATAGGAGTAGCAGGTCGCTGGTGGCTTCGTGAGGTGTTGGAATGTACCAAGTACTTCCTGCACCGCTGCCATCGGGTGGTGGACCTTCTAGAATATTATATTAGCGCATGTGCCCCGAAGTAAAGGTGTCATCGTGCTGACCTCCAAGGCCTTGACAAAGCGAGCATCGATCACGTGGTGAGGGTCAGGTCGAGCTCAGTCTCAGGGTCAAGGGAAAGAACTCCCACTTCTCTTTCCAGTTGTTGTCAGGTGGGTTTAGATGTTCAGCAGGAAACCCAATAGACGGGAACCAAGGGCCGCAGAGCTCTCCTCAAGATCATTTGTTGTTTCTAAAcaataatcatttgtatttggCCTAGAAAAATCTCTATATATTGCATCAATTACAGGTTACGATCCCCCTCCAAAGCTCCCGGGTGCAACCGCGGAGACGCCCGTCACGGGTCCTCGTGGTGACGACGGCTCAAACGGTACAACCGACCGCGGCGGACTCGTCCATCCTGCGGAGACCCCCGCTTCAGAGGTCACCGCAGAGACCCCCGCttcagaggtcatcgcagagcCCCCCGCTTCAGAAGTCACCGCAGAGACCCCCGCTTCAGAAGTCACCGCAGAGACCCCCGCTTCAGCGGTCATCGCAGAGACCCCCGCTTCAGAAGTCACCGCAGAGACTCCCGCTTCAGAGGTCACCGCAGAGACCCCCGCTTCAGCGGTCATCGCAGAGACCCCCGCTTCAGAAGTCATCGCAGAGACCCCCGCTTCAGCAGTCACCGCAGAGACCCCCGCTTCAGAAGTCACCGCAGAGACCCCCGCTTCAGAAGTCACCGCAGAGACCCCTGCTTCAGAAGTCACCGCAGAGACCCCCGCTTCAGAAGTCACCGCAGAGACCCCCGCTTCAGAAGTCACCGCAGAGACCCCCGCTTCAGAGGTCACCGCAGAGACCCCCGCTTCAGAAGTCACCGCAGAGACCCCCGCttcagaggtcatcgcagagaCCCCCGCTTCAGAAGTCACCGCAGAGACCCCTGCTTCAGAAGTCACCGCAGAGACCCCCGCTTCAGAAGTCACCGCAGAGACCCCCGCTTCAGAAGTCACCGCAGAGACCCCCGCTTCAGAGGTCACCGGCGTTGCGGGTGTAAACTATCCGGTCCCGAGCGCCGTGCCTGTGACTTTGTCGCCGCCCTCTGAATGGAAAACCTCAGATGTCACGACCTCCGTGCCTCAGGGCCACACCTCCCCCGCGGCCGGGCCTCCAGAGGATGTCCGGGGCGGACTCGGACCAGATGCGTCGTCCCTCGGCGCGACCAAGAGTAACACGGGGGCGGAGCAAGGCGCCGGAGAGGGATCGGGCGATTCGTCGGGAGACCGCCCCCTGGAGGGGAGCCCGGATCCCACCCCAGGGGAGAAGCGCGGCGGTGAGGAGGCCGCCGTGCGTCCAGATGTGAGGATCGCGCTGATTCCTTGCTTGACAGTGCAGGGCCGGGAGGCGGAGCCGGCGCCCTCCTCCACGACGCAGGAGTCCCGCCCCAACCCCGTCCACGAGGAGCGTGAGGCTGCCGCCAACGTCTCTTCACACAGCGGTAACATCGCTTCTCCTCACTTCAAATTAATACAATTGTATAAAACTAATAAAACCATTTAGTTATGTTTTCAAAAGATGAAAACTAAAAGCTCAAAAACACTTAATGTAGGTATTGTTTGAAATAATAAGTTactttaaaagctttttattattataatgaaATGAAGAACGCTGATACTATTCAGTGATTTCTCATTAGAGGCTTTTTCTAACATCATTAGTTTATAAAACCACATCAGATTATTGCTCCTTATTCACCTCCTGTTAACATTCAATATATtaagttttaaagttttatttatttttcagaaaaatgtaataaatgatacatcggcgccccctgctggtccatGTAAAACATTGTTATGATCAGGCAGCAGATCTTTATTGATCCGTCCTTATTGGCCCCCAGACTCCTGCCTGCAGAACCCGTGTCTGAACGGAGGGACCTGCGTGGAGGGCGGGGCGGCCAGGTGCTTCTGCCTGAGCGGTTACGGAGGAGACTTGTGCCAGACAGGTACGGGGTGGACTGCTTGTGGAGCTGTTTGATCCCCCAGGAAGCCCCccagctgacccccccccccccccccccctcttctagACCTGGAGGCGTGCGAGTCCGGCTGGGACAAGTTCCAGGGCTTCTGTTACCGCCACTTCCCCCGCAGGCAGAGCTGGGAGGCGGC
This genomic stretch from Gasterosteus aculeatus chromosome 20, fGasAcu3.hap1.1, whole genome shotgun sequence harbors:
- the bcan gene encoding brevican core protein codes for the protein MSTCPQKMKPDVSLAVLLSAICLLCLPSSSSHHQESDESKLLQVTIPAPPPVGAVLGGSLTLPCLVSPAHPPPLHSAAGGRHAALSLPRVKWSVLTNGNEAEILVARGDRVRVSEAYRDRATLLNYASSPADLTLQLERLRRNDTGFYRCEVQQGLEDAHDVAQVKVKGVVFHYRDASSRYAFTFERAREACKEIGAEIASPEQLLAAYHSGYERCDAGWLADRSVRYPIQRPREQCFGDMEEFPGVRNYGLLDPDEMYDVYCYVENIHGEVFHGSAPQRFTFWEARAYCLSHGAELVTTAQLYAAWSDGLNLCSPGWLADGSVRYPIVTPRERCGGGEPGVRTVYRYGNQTGFPELHARHDVYCFRGNDGVHTEPPLDFLSTEPEDIGQDIDPAAEEEEEGEEELLVSEATLKEGDEVQRAQATNPVKRGPADSSPPARMGASTPLDGEPPEGRTSETESWDTPAFSVTPVTGELRAGSPGSPQGGELPVSREDPTLGVHPEAALEAELVHSTEEATTSSPPTEEESGDGSVNPPLDEETQGSTTASLVGVETTAASHSGYDPPPKLPGATAETPVTGPRGDDGSNGTTDRGGLVHPAETPASEVTAETPASEVIAEPPASEVTAETPASEVTAETPASAVIAETPASEVTAETPASEVTAETPASAVIAETPASEVIAETPASAVTAETPASEVTAETPASEVTAETPASEVTAETPASEVTAETPASEVTAETPASEVTAETPASEVTAETPASEVIAETPASEVTAETPASEVTAETPASEVTAETPASEVTAETPASEVTGVAGVNYPVPSAVPVTLSPPSEWKTSDVTTSVPQGHTSPAAGPPEDVRGGLGPDASSLGATKSNTGAEQGAGEGSGDSSGDRPLEGSPDPTPGEKRGGEEAAVRPDVRIALIPCLTVQGREAEPAPSSTTQESRPNPVHEEREAAANVSSHSDSCLQNPCLNGGTCVEGGAARCFCLSGYGGDLCQTDLEACESGWDKFQGFCYRHFPRRQSWEAAEQHCRMCGGHLLSVTTPDEQDHVNDKYREYQWIGLNDRTIEGDFRWTDGKPLLYENWYHGQPDSYFLSGEDCAVMVWHDGGRWSDVPCNYHLSYTCKKGASSCGQPPEVPRATAFGKKRLRYETDTKVRYYCEGGYVQQGNPVVRCLPGGQWEEPLITCVPTRSMEGDPVTKVTGVTEVTGVTDTEEAAPPFWNVTWNA